In Phyllopteryx taeniolatus isolate TA_2022b chromosome 1, UOR_Ptae_1.2, whole genome shotgun sequence, the following proteins share a genomic window:
- the LOC133477026 gene encoding actin nucleation-promoting factor WAS-like isoform X2 — protein MAIAVAQLFMALPHNPSTWSLQHTGVVCLIKDNPQRSYFFRMYDLKAGRQLWEQELYNQIVYSASPQLYFHTFAADDCQVGLNFAQQQEAEAFRNAVVGKINQRSNRQERGSLPPVPPEKTSSSRSSFHKASVDIPSPDISPRYRLMPSASSLRTGKGKKDKKNKKKGLSKADIGAPSGFKHISHVGFDPNNLDPDLCNLLSQAGIGEDEMRDEQTSQLVYNIIERSGGMEAVKREVNRGAAGPPPPPPGRQGPLPPMPGSANSVPTPPRGRSGPLPPIPVHSQRAARGAVPPPPPSNRGCPPPLPPAQGPPPPSPKSSPVQSSGSAHNAPPPPPHHQRTAGFLPPTAPCPPSRGVCGDPAPPPPPLPPPPRQLSSDPRTPPPAPFGSQPPPAASSLTRADTRGALLDQIRLGKKLRNVSECQDQMASPPAESSEGIVGALMMVMHKRSKVIHSSDESEEEGGADEDDDDEWDD, from the exons GCTGGGAGACAGCTGTGGGAGCAAGAACTCTACAACCAAATTgtttactccgcatcgccacAGTTGTACTTTCACACCTTTGCTGCTGAT GACTGTCAAGTTGGACTGAATTTTGCTCAGCAGCAGGAAGCAGAAGCCTTCAGAAATGCTGTAGTGGGGAAAATCAACCAAAGAAGCAACCGCCAAG AAAGAGGGTCCCTTCCTCCTGTCCCACCAGAAAAAA CGTCCAGTAGCCGTAGTTCTTTTCACAAGGCCTCTGTGGATATCCCGAGCCCCGATATCTCTCCACGTTACCGCTTGATGCCCTCAGCTTCCTCACTGCGGACTGGAAAAGGGAAGAAggacaagaaaaacaagaaaaagggcCTCTCTAAAGCAGACATCGGCGCCCCCAGTGGATTTAA ACACATTAGTCATGTTGGGTTTGACCCCAACAATCTGGACCCCGACCTGTGCAACCTTCTCTCCCAAGCCGGCATCGGAGAGGACGAGATGAGGGATGAGCAGACCTCCCAGCTGGTCTATAACATCATCGAGCGCTCAGGAGGCATGGAGGCGGTCAAAAGGGAGGTGAACAGAGGAG CTGCTGGGCCTCCACCGCCTCCACCGGGCAGACAGGGGCCTCTGCCTCCGATGCCGGGCTCGGCCAACTCGGTCCCGACACCTCCGCGGGGACGTTCCGGCCCCCTCCCTCCCATTCCGGTGCATTCGCAGCGAGCGGCACGAGGAGCAGTCCCGCCGCCGCCCCCGTCCAACCGAGGCTGCCCGCCGCCTCTGCCGCCGGCTCAAGGCCCGCCGCCGCCATCCCCCAAATCCTCTCCTGTGCAGTCTTCAGGCTCTGCTCACAATGcgcctcctccgccgccgcaCCATCAACGCACTGCCGGTTTCCTACCTCCGACCGCCCCGTGCCCGCCCAGCAGAGGAGTTTGTGGAGATCCGGCGCCACCTCCGCCACCGTTGCCCCCTCCGCCTCGCCAGCTCTCGTCAGACCCCCGCACACCTCCTCCTGCTCCCTTTGGCAGCCAACCACCACCCGCCGCTTCATCTTTGACTCGAGCAGACACCAGAGGCGCCCTGCTGGATCAGATACGACTGGGGAAGAAGCTCAGAAAT GTGTCCGAGTGTCAGGATCAAATGGCGAGCCCACCGGCAGAGTCGTCCGAGGGCATCGTTGGCGCGCTCATGATGGTCATGCACAAGCGGAGTAAAGTCATCCATTCGTCAG ATGAAAGTGAAGAAGAGGGTGGAGCTGATGAAGATGACGACGACGAATGGGATGACTGA
- the LOC133477022 gene encoding semaphorin-3F-like, which produces MDRGLQRFRSLWATCMTVTMTTSGAQLLLVALCVYRGLGLQQSAPRVRLSFKELMDTRAARPFSFSFNTSDYRILLMDQDQGRLYLGSREYLVALDMHNVNKEPLIIHWPASPKRKGECQMTGKGRQGECANFVRLIEPWNRTHLYTCGTGAYQPICTFINRGWRAEDYLFRLVPGYVDSGKGKCSYDPKEENVAVLINGNLYAGVHIDFMSTDAALFRTMGGRSAIRTEQYDSRWLNEPVFVQIQQIPDSAERNDDKLYFFFREKSLDSSGGASPNVLARVGRVCLNDEGGQKSLVNRWTTFLKARLICSVIGDDGVETRFDELRDVFIQPTQDERNPMVFALFTTAGSVFKGSAVCVYSMADIRNVFNGPFAHKHGHNYQWTEYNGKIPYPRPGTCPGGTFTPGIHSSKSFSDEAVNFIRAHPLMFHPVYPIHRRPLVVRTGVDYRFTALVVDQVDAVDGRYEVLFLGTDRGTIQKVIVLPKDPTSMEELTLEEVEVFRSRAPVKTMKISSKRQQLYVSSDAGLTQVSLHRCGVYGRACSDCCLARDPYCAWDGESCSAFTPSTKRRSRRQDVKHGDPLRQCRGFNAKVEKRLRETVQFGVKGSSTFLECQPRSPQATIKWLFQRDGKRKVLSRVGDVLKTNHGILLKSLNGSDAGLYHCLATENNFKHTVARVALRILDRDIVLALSARDDDEEEEPKTQNARSSLASTPFPPEIRLINQYCQSYWEQSSPKQQQQRKRNSRRHTEGHEQGLG; this is translated from the exons ATGGATCGTGGACTTCAAAG aTTTAGATCTCTGTGGGCTACCTGTATgactgttaccatgacaacatcTGGAGCCCAACTCCTCCTGGTGGCCTTGTGTGTTTACAGAGGCCTGGGCCTGCAGCAGTCGGCGCCGCGGGTTCGCCTCTCCTTCAAAG AGCTGATGGACACTAGGGCAGCACGACCCTTCAGTTTCTCCTTCAACACCAGTGACTACCGAATCCTCCTGATGGATCAGGACCAGGGGCGCCTGTACCTGGGCAGCAGGGAGTACCTGGTGGCTCTGGATATGCACAACGTCAACAAGGAGCCACTAATA ATCCATTGGCCAGCATCTCCAAAGAGAAAAGGGGAATGCCAGATGACAGGAAAGGGAAGACAG GGCGAATGCGCCAACTTTGTGCGCTTGATCGAGCCGTGGAACCGCACCCACCTCTACACTTGTGGAACGGGGGCTTACCAACCCATCTGCACATTCATCAACAGAGGCTGGAGGGCAGAG GACTACCTGTTTCGGCTGGTACCCGGGTATGTGGACTCCGGCAAGGGAAAATGTTCCTATGATCCCAAAGAGGAGAACGTTGCAGTTCTTATTA ATGGTAACCTGTATGCAGGGGTCCATATTGACTTCATGAGCACAGATGCAGCTCTATTTAGGACCATGGGCGGGAGAAGCGCCATCCGGACGGAGCAATACGATTCCAGGTGGCTCAACG AGCCGGTGTTTGTTCAGATCCAGCAGATCCCTGACAGTGCGGAGAGGAACGACGACAAGCTCTATTTCTTTTTCCGCGAGAAGAGTTTAGACTCGAGCGGTGGCGCAAGCCCCAATGTCTTAGCCAGGGTGGGGAGAGTGTGTCTG AATGACGAAGGGGGTCAAAAATCTCTGGTGAACCGCTGGACGACGTTCCTTAAAGCTCGTCTTATCTGCTCGGTGATCGGCGACGACGGAGTGGAGACGCGATTTGATGAACTAC GTGATGTATTCATTCAGCCGACGCAGGACGAAAGGAACCCGATGGTGTTCGCTCTCTTCACTACCGCAGG ctctgtgttcaaggGCTCGGCCGTCTGTGTCTACTCCATGGCCGACATCCGCAACGTCTTTAACGGGCCGTTCGCCCACAAGCACGGTCACAATTACCAATGGACAGAGTACAACGGCAAGATTCCGTATCCAAGACCGGGAACG TGCCCAGGAGGAACCTTCACCCCTGGTATCCACTCCTCCAAGAGCTTCTCTGACGAGGCTGTCAATTTCATCCGGGCCCATCCCCTCATGTTCCACCCTGTGTATCCCATCCACCGTCGCCCCCTGGTGGTGAGGACCGGCGTGGACTACCGCTTCACAGCCCTGGTGGTGGATCAGGTGGATGCAGTGGATGGACGCTACGAGGTGCTCTTTCTGGGCACAG ATCGCGGCACCATCCAGAAAGTCATAGTTTTGCCCAAAGACCCCACCAGCATGGAGGAGCTAACACTCGAGGAAGTGGAGGTTTTCCGG AGCAGAGCCCCTGTCAAAACGATGAAGATCTCATCGAAAAGA CAACAGCTGTACGTGTCGTCCGACGCGGGCTTGACCCAGGTTTCGCTGCACCGCTGCGGCGTGTACGGCAGGGCCTGCTCCGACTGCTGCCTGGCCCGGGACCCTTACTGCGCCTGGGACGGGGAGAGCTGCTCGGCCTTCACTCCCTCCACCAAGAG GAGGAGCAGAAGACAGGACGTGAAGCATGGCGATCCTCTCAGGCAGTGTCGAGGCTTTAACGCCAAAG TGGAGAAACGTCTGCGAGAAACTGTGCAGTTCGGGGTGAAAGGGAGCAGCACCTTTTTGGAGTGTCAGCCTCGCTCTCCTCAGGCAACCATCAAGTGGCTTTTCCAGAGGGATGGCAAAAGGAAAGTG CTGAGCCGCGTCGGAGATGTCCTGAAGACCAACCACGGCATCCTTCTCAAGTCCCTAAACGGATCAGACGCGGGGCTGTATCACTGCCTGGCCACAGAGAACAACTTCAAACACACGGTGGCCCGTGTGGCGTTGCGCATCCTCGATCGAGACATCGTTTTGGCTCTCAGCGCTCGAGATGACGACGAAGAGGAAGAGCCCAAGACTCAGAACGCGCGATCGTCCCTTGCTTCCACACCTTTCCCACCTGAGATCAGACTGATCAACCAGTACTGCCAGTCCTACTGGGAGCAGTCCAGTCcgaaacagcaacaacagcgcAAGCGCAACAGCCGGCGGCACACGGAGGGCCACGAGCAAGGGCTCGGATAG